One genomic segment of Pseudoalteromonas sp. GCY includes these proteins:
- a CDS encoding ornithine carbamoyltransferase translates to MTKHFLTGLELDQTKVLNLLKLAKNIKNQPQEYNQALAGKSIVTLFEKPSLRTRLSFDIGIHKLGGHAVYLDQQNGAMGARESVKDFALNISTWADGLVARVNHHSTLETLAEFSSVPVVNSLCDLYHPCQALADFLTLFETYDDVSQIKIAYLGEGNNVTHSLMLLAATLGTDFVAVCPKGHSPDAQIVKQAEQIAAVNGASVLVSDRVEAAAGANVLYADTWVSMGNKTPLEQVKDTFMPYQINQQLVEACGAQTILHCQPAHREFEITSEVMDGPKSKIIQQAENRMHAQNALLVSLLNKDYV, encoded by the coding sequence ATGACTAAGCATTTTTTAACTGGTTTGGAATTAGACCAAACTAAAGTTTTGAACTTATTAAAGCTTGCAAAAAATATTAAAAATCAACCGCAAGAATATAACCAAGCCTTAGCTGGCAAGTCGATAGTCACGCTATTTGAAAAGCCGAGCTTAAGAACGCGGCTGTCGTTCGATATCGGTATTCATAAATTAGGCGGCCATGCTGTGTATTTAGATCAGCAAAATGGTGCAATGGGTGCGCGTGAATCCGTAAAAGATTTTGCGCTTAATATTTCGACTTGGGCCGATGGCCTTGTGGCTCGTGTAAATCACCATAGTACGCTTGAGACGCTCGCTGAGTTTTCGTCTGTGCCTGTTGTGAATAGCCTATGTGATTTATATCACCCTTGCCAAGCGTTGGCTGATTTTCTCACCTTATTTGAAACTTATGATGATGTCAGTCAGATCAAAATCGCTTATCTCGGTGAAGGCAACAACGTAACACATTCATTAATGTTGCTTGCGGCAACATTAGGTACTGATTTTGTGGCGGTTTGTCCTAAAGGCCATTCTCCAGATGCACAAATTGTAAAGCAAGCTGAACAAATTGCAGCGGTAAATGGTGCCTCGGTTTTGGTCAGTGATCGGGTAGAAGCGGCGGCTGGCGCCAATGTGCTCTACGCTGATACTTGGGTTTCGATGGGGAATAAAACGCCACTTGAACAAGTGAAAGACACCTTTATGCCATATCAAATCAACCAACAATTGGTTGAAGCGTGTGGCGCACAAACCATTTTGCATTGCCAGCCAGCACATCGTGAGTTTGAAATTACTTCCGAAGTGATGGACGGGCCAAAGTCAAAAATTATTCAACAAGCTGAAAACCGCATGCATGCCCAAAACGCATTGCTGGTATCGCTGTTAAACAAAGATTACGTTTGA